The following proteins come from a genomic window of Acinetobacter baumannii:
- a CDS encoding choline transporter has product MATDNPRAVDDLTLSKSKKDPLNRVVFYISALIILIFSLVTFLFNDFANRTINTVLAWVTSTFGWYYLLAATLYMVFVIFIACSRYGEIKLGPKHSKPEFSLLSWSAMLFSAGIGIDLMFFSVAEPLSHYMQPPVGVGQTYEAARQSMVWTLFHYGLTGWCMYALIGMALGYFSYRYNLPLTIRSALYPIFGNRINGAIGHSVDTAAVIGTIFGIATTCGIGVVQLNYGLHVLLGLPENIWMQFALIAIAVGISIISVTSGVNKGLRILSEINIYVSIGLLLFILFLGNTEFLLNALVQNIGDYLTRFPTLALQSFAFEQPKDWMSSWTLFFWAWWIAWSPFVGLFLARISRGRTIREFVCGTLIIPLLFTLTWLSIFGNSALHSVIFEGNQTLAATVLSNPAHGFYDLLAQYPGFTFIASVATVTGLLFYVTSADSGALVLGNFTTKLTHIDNDAPRWLSVFWAIAIGLLTLAMLMTNGITALQNATIIMGLPFSFVMFLVMAGLYKSLRLEDYRHASRSMNAAPVVGNVDILNWKQRLTRVMHHPGTTETRRMLDTVCKPAVQAVADELIKQGMNVDVQQTPLEDEEALYHLDITIHLEEEQNFVYQIWPVRYSAPNFSQRVKRGKQFYYRLETYLYEGSQDNDLVGYSKEQVINDILDKYERHMTFLHINRISPGNRPLFPDPQA; this is encoded by the coding sequence ATGGCAACAGATAATCCAAGAGCAGTTGATGATTTAACATTATCTAAATCTAAAAAAGACCCGCTTAACCGTGTGGTTTTTTATATTTCAGCTCTAATCATTTTAATCTTTTCTCTCGTTACTTTTTTATTTAACGATTTCGCAAATCGAACCATTAACACCGTCCTTGCGTGGGTAACGTCAACCTTTGGCTGGTACTATTTACTGGCTGCAACGCTGTATATGGTGTTTGTAATTTTCATTGCCTGCTCACGGTATGGTGAGATTAAACTTGGCCCTAAACACTCAAAGCCTGAGTTTAGTTTACTGAGTTGGTCCGCCATGCTGTTTTCGGCAGGTATTGGTATCGATTTAATGTTCTTCTCGGTGGCTGAGCCATTATCTCATTATATGCAGCCGCCTGTCGGCGTAGGCCAGACCTATGAAGCGGCACGCCAAAGTATGGTGTGGACGCTGTTTCACTATGGTTTGACCGGATGGTGTATGTATGCCTTGATTGGTATGGCACTTGGTTATTTCAGTTATCGCTATAACTTGCCGCTTACCATTCGTTCTGCACTTTACCCAATTTTTGGGAATAGGATTAATGGGGCCATTGGCCATAGTGTAGATACTGCCGCCGTCATCGGAACAATTTTTGGTATTGCGACCACCTGCGGGATTGGCGTGGTACAGCTGAACTATGGTTTACATGTTTTATTAGGACTGCCAGAGAATATCTGGATGCAGTTTGCACTCATTGCTATTGCAGTCGGTATTAGTATTATTTCAGTGACATCTGGGGTGAATAAAGGCCTTCGGATTTTGTCTGAAATCAATATTTATGTATCGATTGGTCTTTTACTGTTTATTTTGTTCTTGGGCAATACCGAGTTTTTACTCAATGCGCTGGTACAAAATATTGGTGATTATTTAACTCGCTTCCCAACCTTAGCCTTACAAAGTTTTGCTTTTGAGCAACCTAAAGATTGGATGAGCAGTTGGACCTTGTTCTTCTGGGCATGGTGGATTGCTTGGTCGCCATTTGTAGGTTTGTTTTTGGCCCGTATTTCTAGAGGCCGTACTATTCGTGAGTTTGTGTGCGGGACTTTAATTATTCCTCTGTTATTTACCTTAACCTGGTTATCCATTTTTGGTAATAGCGCATTGCACAGTGTGATTTTTGAAGGCAACCAGACTTTAGCTGCAACGGTATTATCTAATCCGGCACATGGTTTTTATGACCTGTTAGCGCAGTACCCGGGTTTTACCTTTATTGCTTCAGTCGCAACAGTAACGGGCCTTTTATTCTATGTGACTTCTGCCGATTCGGGGGCATTGGTTTTAGGTAACTTCACGACCAAGCTTACCCATATTGATAATGATGCGCCGCGTTGGTTAAGCGTGTTTTGGGCAATTGCCATTGGGTTATTAACGCTCGCTATGCTGATGACCAACGGGATTACCGCTTTGCAGAATGCAACCATTATTATGGGACTGCCGTTTAGTTTCGTGATGTTCCTTGTCATGGCGGGGCTTTATAAGTCGCTCAGGCTTGAAGACTATAGGCATGCCAGTCGAAGTATGAACGCGGCACCTGTGGTGGGTAATGTCGACATTCTCAATTGGAAACAGCGTTTGACTCGGGTTATGCATCATCCGGGAACGACTGAAACCAGACGAATGCTCGATACCGTTTGCAAACCTGCCGTTCAAGCTGTTGCTGATGAACTCATTAAGCAAGGTATGAACGTAGATGTGCAGCAAACACCACTTGAAGATGAAGAGGCGCTATATCACCTCGATATCACTATTCATTTGGAAGAAGAGCAAAACTTCGTTTATCAGATTTGGCCTGTCCGTTATAGTGCGCCTAACTTTAGTCAGCGTGTAAAACGAGGCAAACAGTTCTATTACCGTCTCGAAACCTATCTTTATGAAGGTTCTCAAGACAACGACCTTGTGGGTTACAGTAAAGAACAGGTTATTAATGACATTTTAGATAAATATGAAAGACATATGACGTTCTTGCATATTAATCGTATTAGCCCTGGGAACCGTCCATTATTCCCAGATCCACAAGCTTAA
- a CDS encoding MarC family protein, with translation MVSPYLHSFALFFSLLNPFLMSIYMIGLIRHSETKVFNKALIQGSLIAYIVFMLFAWGGEAIFSKYLNVRFEAFQIFGGLIFLVIGYRYVFQGADTIGEMRGAPEHLAGTIAMPFMIGPGTISAAVVTGIEMSIGAAALVIGFTMFLTCSILILMKFSHDHLRYKHAKYIDRYFDIVGRLSALLIGTIAVDMIINGVTGLIHKV, from the coding sequence ATGGTTTCACCATATCTGCATTCTTTTGCTTTATTTTTCTCTTTGCTCAATCCTTTTTTAATGAGCATTTATATGATTGGCCTCATCCGCCATTCAGAAACCAAGGTATTTAACAAAGCTTTAATTCAGGGGAGTTTGATTGCTTATATCGTCTTTATGCTGTTTGCATGGGGCGGTGAAGCAATCTTTAGTAAATACCTGAATGTACGCTTTGAGGCTTTCCAGATTTTTGGTGGTCTTATCTTTTTGGTGATTGGTTACCGCTATGTGTTTCAGGGTGCAGATACCATTGGTGAAATGCGCGGCGCACCTGAACATTTGGCCGGCACTATTGCCATGCCTTTTATGATTGGGCCGGGAACCATTAGTGCAGCTGTGGTGACAGGTATTGAAATGTCGATTGGTGCTGCGGCACTTGTGATCGGGTTTACCATGTTTTTAACATGCAGTATTTTGATCTTGATGAAATTTTCACATGATCATTTGCGTTACAAACATGCAAAATATATCGATCGCTATTTCGATATTGTCGGGCGTTTATCTGCTTTATTAATCGGTACGATTGCTGTTGATATGATTATTAATGGCGTTACCGGACTGATTCATAAAGTATAG
- a CDS encoding acyl-CoA thioesterase has translation MPTLDEMTTVTDDQSELTMSVLMTPDMANFSGNVHGGTILKLLDQVAYACASRYSGSYVVTLSVDKVNFKEPIYVGELVTFLASVNHVGRTSMEVGIRVEAQNIQKRTVRHTNSCYFTMVAVDEHGKPREVPKLNLDTEWKRCRFEAAEHRKVLRLQENHNPSCSMYKKTS, from the coding sequence ATGCCTACATTAGATGAAATGACAACCGTAACTGATGATCAGTCAGAATTAACCATGTCAGTTTTAATGACACCGGACATGGCAAATTTTTCAGGTAATGTTCATGGTGGAACAATTCTAAAGTTGCTAGACCAAGTGGCCTATGCTTGTGCAAGTCGTTATTCAGGCAGCTATGTCGTAACGTTGTCTGTAGACAAAGTAAATTTTAAAGAACCTATTTATGTGGGTGAACTCGTTACATTTTTAGCGAGTGTGAACCATGTGGGACGTACTTCAATGGAAGTGGGTATCCGTGTGGAAGCTCAAAATATTCAAAAGCGTACCGTTCGTCATACCAATAGCTGTTATTTCACTATGGTTGCGGTTGATGAGCATGGTAAACCACGCGAAGTGCCTAAATTAAATTTAGATACCGAGTGGAAACGTTGCCGATTTGAAGCAGCTGAACATCGTAAGGTGTTGCGCCTACAAGAGAATCATAACCCTTCTTGTAGCATGTATAAGAAAACTTCTTAA
- a CDS encoding CobW family GTP-binding protein: MKLIAQKTVPTHIISGFLGAGKTTLLQHLLSQKPKDEVWAVLMNEFGQIGVDQQLLPQDQGYAVKELLGGCLCCSSQLPMHIALARLLSEQKPDRLFIEPTGLGHPSQLFDQLTEPHWQNSLAMRALVTVVDGSRLHDTNWVKQNLYEDQLKAAQIVVVSHADTMTFEDEQALVELKEEYQPYQQQWLKTEHGQLELAQIDVSARLTARSIQPLLKLQKQMTEAEVAKEIHQLPYHYVESAQGYMVAGWKFPKRWKFEFYALLDVLCAQQDWLRIKGIFNTDQGWKTFNFNPEQFNYKSGEEGIDNRIEMISQHEHDWLAFETELLACRIEQ; encoded by the coding sequence GTGAAACTGATTGCCCAAAAAACTGTTCCTACCCATATTATTTCAGGGTTTTTAGGAGCAGGGAAAACGACATTATTGCAACATTTATTAAGTCAGAAACCGAAAGATGAAGTGTGGGCTGTCTTAATGAATGAATTTGGGCAAATCGGAGTCGATCAACAACTTCTACCTCAAGATCAAGGCTATGCAGTCAAAGAACTATTGGGCGGCTGTTTATGTTGTAGTAGCCAACTCCCAATGCATATTGCTTTGGCTCGCTTGTTAAGTGAACAAAAGCCAGACCGACTCTTTATTGAACCTACAGGGCTTGGGCATCCTTCGCAATTATTTGATCAGTTAACTGAACCGCATTGGCAAAACAGCTTAGCTATGCGTGCACTAGTGACTGTGGTTGATGGTAGTCGTTTGCATGACACCAATTGGGTCAAGCAAAACTTATATGAAGACCAATTAAAAGCTGCACAGATTGTGGTGGTCTCTCATGCCGATACCATGACTTTTGAAGATGAACAAGCACTTGTTGAGCTTAAAGAAGAATACCAACCTTATCAGCAGCAATGGCTAAAGACTGAACATGGTCAACTTGAACTGGCGCAAATTGATGTGTCTGCTCGTTTAACTGCACGCTCTATACAGCCTTTACTCAAGCTGCAAAAGCAAATGACTGAAGCCGAAGTTGCAAAAGAAATTCACCAACTGCCTTATCATTATGTTGAGTCGGCGCAGGGTTATATGGTCGCGGGTTGGAAATTTCCTAAGCGTTGGAAATTTGAGTTTTATGCTTTGCTCGATGTGTTGTGTGCACAGCAAGACTGGCTACGTATTAAGGGAATTTTTAATACAGATCAGGGATGGAAGACCTTTAACTTTAATCCTGAGCAGTTTAACTATAAGTCTGGTGAAGAGGGCATTGATAACCGCATTGAAATGATTAGCCAACATGAACATGACTGGCTGGCATTTGAAACTGAACTATTAGCTTGCAGAATTGAACAATAG
- the dctA gene encoding C4-dicarboxylate transporter DctA, whose amino-acid sequence MWQKLKRSLFLQVLCALFLGIAVGLAFHDFSLALKPLGDGFISLIKMLIAPIVFCVVVLGIYGANDIKKMGKVGAKTILYFEVVTSIALILGIIVAYVFKPGVGMNIDITHLDAKDLSTYTERAHDMHTGSEFLLNIIPKTFTAAFANGDILQVLLIAILFGVSLLLIPKHLAELVRQALEAFSEVFFKIMGLIIRLAPIGVFGSVAYTTAKFGLDSLLQLGYLVLLFYATCILFVVIILGSILKLTGLNIFKFVGYFKDELAIVLGTASSDSVLPQIMKKLKNLGIKDSTVGLVIPTGYSFNLDGFSIYLTLGVIFIAQACNINLSMHDLLAILLVSLITSKGAHGIPGSALVILAATLSVIPSLPAIGLVLLLSVDWFIGIIRACTNLIGNCVATVVIAHWEKDIDHAQAKQVLNIKN is encoded by the coding sequence ATGTGGCAAAAACTTAAACGTAGTTTATTCCTACAAGTCCTCTGCGCTCTCTTCCTCGGTATTGCAGTAGGTCTTGCTTTTCATGATTTCTCCCTAGCTTTAAAACCTCTTGGTGATGGTTTTATTTCTCTCATTAAAATGTTGATTGCCCCGATTGTATTCTGTGTAGTGGTACTGGGAATCTATGGTGCAAACGATATTAAAAAAATGGGCAAAGTCGGTGCAAAAACGATTCTTTATTTTGAAGTGGTCACGAGTATTGCTTTAATTTTGGGAATTATTGTTGCTTATGTCTTTAAACCGGGCGTCGGTATGAATATCGATATTACTCATTTAGATGCTAAAGATTTAAGTACCTATACCGAACGTGCTCATGACATGCATACAGGTTCGGAGTTTTTACTCAATATTATTCCGAAAACATTTACTGCCGCTTTTGCTAACGGCGATATTTTACAAGTTTTACTCATCGCTATTTTATTTGGCGTTTCCCTACTGTTAATTCCTAAACATTTAGCAGAGTTGGTCCGTCAAGCGCTTGAAGCTTTTTCGGAAGTCTTCTTTAAAATTATGGGACTCATTATTCGCTTGGCACCAATTGGTGTATTTGGTTCAGTTGCTTATACCACTGCAAAATTTGGATTAGATTCACTCCTGCAACTCGGTTATTTAGTTTTACTCTTTTATGCGACTTGCATTTTATTTGTTGTCATTATTTTGGGTTCAATTTTAAAACTCACCGGACTGAATATCTTTAAATTTGTCGGCTATTTTAAAGATGAACTCGCTATTGTTTTAGGGACAGCCTCTTCTGATTCCGTTTTACCCCAAATCATGAAAAAGCTTAAAAACTTGGGAATTAAAGATTCAACAGTCGGTCTGGTGATTCCTACCGGTTACTCTTTTAATTTAGACGGCTTTTCAATTTATTTAACATTAGGCGTGATCTTTATTGCACAGGCCTGCAATATCAATCTCTCCATGCACGACTTGCTGGCTATTTTATTGGTTTCGCTTATTACATCGAAAGGCGCACACGGCATTCCGGGGTCAGCCTTAGTGATTCTTGCTGCAACACTTTCCGTAATTCCAAGTTTACCTGCAATTGGTTTGGTACTTTTACTATCTGTAGACTGGTTTATCGGAATTATCCGTGCCTGCACCAACTTAATTGGTAACTGTGTAGCGACCGTAGTCATTGCCCATTGGGAAAAAGACATCGATCATGCACAAGCGAAACAAGTACTTAATATAAAAAATTAA
- a CDS encoding YaeQ family protein: MALKATIYKADLNIANMDDHIYGDYQLTLALHPSETLERLMVRVMAFARFASDSLEFTKDLFETDEPALWQKDLTGQLETWIEVGLPSEDKVKKASARCKTVAIVAYGSQVEDWWKRNSKIKTLSNVQVWQLAPESTAELEQLCERTMQLQLNVMDNEWTLLSDKGQANVVWTQLQ; the protein is encoded by the coding sequence ATGGCGCTTAAAGCAACAATTTATAAAGCAGATCTGAATATTGCCAATATGGATGACCATATTTATGGCGATTATCAACTGACGCTTGCCTTACATCCTTCTGAAACTTTAGAACGATTAATGGTTCGTGTCATGGCTTTTGCACGTTTCGCAAGTGATAGCCTTGAGTTTACCAAAGACCTTTTTGAAACCGATGAGCCTGCACTTTGGCAAAAAGACTTAACAGGACAGTTAGAAACCTGGATTGAAGTTGGTTTACCGTCTGAAGATAAAGTGAAAAAAGCCAGTGCTCGTTGTAAAACTGTGGCAATTGTCGCTTATGGTTCACAAGTTGAAGATTGGTGGAAGAGAAACAGTAAAATTAAAACATTGAGTAATGTCCAAGTTTGGCAGCTAGCGCCTGAAAGTACAGCAGAGTTAGAGCAGCTTTGTGAGCGTACCATGCAGCTTCAGTTAAATGTTATGGACAACGAATGGACTTTGTTAAGTGACAAGGGCCAAGCGAATGTCGTGTGGACCCAATTACAGTAA
- a CDS encoding FKBP-type peptidyl-prolyl cis-trans isomerase, whose amino-acid sequence MITELEIIDLKVGEGKEAVKGALITTHYTGWLEDGTKFDSSLDRGNYFECVIGTGRVIKGWDQGIMGMKVGGKRKLMVPAHLAYGERKMGKIIPANSNLIFEIELFDVKTRDD is encoded by the coding sequence ATGATCACTGAATTAGAAATTATCGATTTAAAAGTAGGCGAAGGTAAAGAAGCGGTTAAAGGTGCCTTAATTACGACTCACTATACAGGTTGGTTAGAAGACGGCACTAAATTCGACTCTTCCCTTGACCGCGGAAATTATTTCGAGTGTGTTATTGGTACAGGCCGTGTGATTAAAGGTTGGGACCAAGGCATTATGGGAATGAAAGTTGGCGGAAAACGTAAACTTATGGTTCCTGCTCATTTGGCTTATGGCGAACGCAAAATGGGTAAAATTATTCCGGCAAACTCAAATTTGATTTTTGAAATTGAATTATTTGATGTAAAAACTCGCGATGATTGA
- the pgaB gene encoding poly-beta-1,6-N-acetyl-D-glucosamine N-deacetylase PgaB — MITRFASPLLNLTLGLALAGLSGMALANPPKIDASTLTVIGYHEITDTKNALIPQYAVTTQQFTEHVDWLQKNGFHFITVDQLIRAHQGKAALPTKPVLLTVDDGYQSFYQNAYPVIKAKKIPVVLAVVGSWLEPKAGQKVDFSGEEIPRDKILSWGELKEMQDSGFVEIASHSYHLHRGITGNPQGNSEPAATTRFYDVKTKTYENDSQYQARIYNDLKKNNQLLKEHGIRSPRIMVWPYGRYNMQTVQIAKKLGMPITITLDDGADHAKQSLQNMSRILVEGGMSTNDLAQEIKNRELNLTDNNRPQKIMHIDLDYIYDPDPQQQERNLGHLLDRINAMGVNTVYLQAFSDPDANGSADMVYFPNRHIPMRADLFNRVAWQIQTRTPVSRIYAWMPLLAWELPKTDPVSKDLVVTEQAKAGEHLNMGYIRLSPFSPEARQTIREIYQDLAKSASFNGILFHDDVTLSDYEDASPDALKAYAKQGLPTDLAKIRENDQDLQKWTAYKTKYLDDFAMQLVEDVRQYEPFLLTARNLYAQVALKPYAENWYSQSLEESLRRYDFTAIMAMPYMEQVDNADQFYKDMIDRVKKYPNGIKKTVFELQATNWRNNEKVPSTEMAATIHSLYQQGAMHVAYYPDDPIKDHPDVNVMHKAFAEKSSRLVP, encoded by the coding sequence ATGATTACCCGCTTTGCATCTCCTTTGTTGAACCTCACGCTTGGCTTGGCTCTAGCAGGCTTGTCAGGTATGGCATTAGCTAACCCACCTAAAATAGATGCTTCAACACTTACGGTCATTGGGTATCATGAAATTACCGATACTAAAAATGCCTTAATTCCTCAATATGCGGTCACCACTCAACAATTTACTGAGCATGTCGATTGGCTGCAAAAAAATGGCTTCCATTTTATTACCGTAGACCAGTTAATCCGTGCTCATCAGGGCAAGGCAGCACTTCCAACCAAGCCAGTTTTATTAACTGTAGATGATGGTTATCAGTCTTTTTACCAAAATGCGTATCCTGTTATTAAGGCTAAAAAAATCCCAGTAGTACTTGCCGTAGTGGGTTCATGGTTAGAGCCAAAAGCAGGGCAGAAAGTCGATTTTTCGGGTGAAGAAATTCCACGTGATAAAATCTTAAGCTGGGGTGAGCTCAAAGAAATGCAAGATAGCGGTTTTGTTGAAATCGCAAGCCATAGCTATCATTTACACCGCGGTATTACAGGCAACCCACAAGGGAACTCTGAACCAGCGGCAACGACACGTTTTTATGATGTAAAAACTAAAACTTATGAAAATGACAGCCAATATCAGGCTCGTATTTATAATGATTTAAAAAAGAATAATCAGCTACTTAAAGAGCATGGTATACGTTCACCACGTATTATGGTGTGGCCATATGGTCGCTATAATATGCAAACGGTCCAAATTGCTAAAAAGCTTGGTATGCCAATTACCATCACGCTTGATGATGGCGCAGACCATGCGAAACAATCTCTACAAAATATGAGCCGTATTTTGGTAGAGGGCGGAATGAGTACTAATGATTTGGCTCAAGAGATTAAGAACCGTGAATTAAACTTAACGGATAACAACCGTCCGCAAAAAATCATGCATATTGATCTCGACTATATTTATGATCCGGATCCGCAACAACAAGAACGAAATTTAGGCCACTTGTTAGACCGAATTAATGCGATGGGTGTAAATACAGTTTATTTGCAGGCATTTTCAGATCCGGATGCTAATGGTTCTGCCGATATGGTATATTTCCCGAACCGTCATATCCCAATGCGTGCGGACTTGTTTAACCGTGTAGCATGGCAAATTCAAACCCGTACGCCTGTAAGCCGTATTTATGCTTGGATGCCTTTATTGGCTTGGGAATTACCAAAAACTGATCCGGTATCAAAAGATTTAGTCGTGACAGAGCAGGCAAAAGCTGGTGAACACTTAAATATGGGGTATATCCGTTTAAGTCCGTTCTCACCAGAGGCACGCCAAACTATTCGTGAGATTTATCAAGATTTGGCTAAGTCAGCATCTTTCAATGGAATTTTATTCCATGACGATGTCACATTATCTGATTATGAAGATGCAAGCCCAGATGCATTAAAAGCTTATGCGAAACAAGGCTTACCAACAGATTTGGCAAAAATCCGTGAAAACGATCAAGATTTGCAAAAATGGACTGCATATAAGACAAAATATCTAGATGATTTTGCAATGCAACTTGTTGAAGACGTGCGACAATATGAACCGTTCTTGCTTACAGCTCGTAACTTATACGCGCAAGTTGCCTTAAAACCATATGCGGAAAACTGGTATTCACAATCGCTTGAAGAGTCATTAAGACGTTATGATTTTACGGCTATTATGGCAATGCCTTATATGGAGCAGGTCGATAACGCCGATCAATTTTATAAAGACATGATTGATCGTGTGAAAAAATATCCAAACGGCATTAAGAAAACAGTTTTTGAGCTACAGGCAACAAACTGGCGCAACAACGAAAAGGTACCGTCAACAGAAATGGCAGCAACAATTCACTCACTTTATCAGCAAGGTGCAATGCACGTTGCATACTATCCAGATGACCCAATCAAAGATCATCCGGACGTGAACGTGATGCATAAAGCATTTGCTGAAAAATCATCTCGTCTTGTGCCATAG
- the pgaC gene encoding poly-beta-1,6-N-acetyl-D-glucosamine synthase, producing the protein MTIFAAIWSHALKFVFYYPLFMSYLWMIGAIIFYWKERKAPPYDQPAPLESYPKVAVLIPCFNEGDNAEETITHALKLDYPHFEVIAINDGSSDNTGEVLDRLAEQHEKLRVVHLAQNQGKAMGLQAGSLMTDAEFLIGIDGDALLDPHAAKWMVRHFLQNPTVAAVTGNPRIRTRSTLLGRIQVGEFSSIVGMIKRAQRTFGRLFTVSGVITAFRKSAVHQVDYWSPNMLTEDIDITWKLQRAGWDIRFEPNALVWILMPETLNGLWKQRLRWAMGGAQVLIKNIDVFTKPKLNFLWPLMFELCLTLVWSYLMLAMALLWLVHFILPVPALAVVSSPFLPYGSGILLGATCLIQFALSKWMDSRYEPHLGKNYFWMIWYPLVFWLITISATIVAFPKVLRRGDEKRARWVSPDRGIRG; encoded by the coding sequence ATGACAATCTTTGCTGCTATATGGTCGCATGCCTTAAAATTCGTTTTCTATTATCCATTATTCATGTCGTATTTATGGATGATTGGCGCGATCATTTTCTATTGGAAGGAACGTAAAGCTCCGCCTTATGATCAGCCAGCTCCATTAGAAAGCTATCCTAAAGTTGCTGTGCTTATTCCTTGTTTTAATGAAGGGGATAATGCAGAGGAAACGATTACTCATGCTTTAAAACTGGATTATCCTCATTTTGAAGTGATTGCGATTAATGATGGCAGTTCGGATAATACAGGTGAAGTGCTGGATCGGTTAGCTGAACAACATGAAAAACTCCGTGTTGTTCATCTTGCACAAAACCAAGGTAAAGCCATGGGGTTGCAAGCCGGAAGCTTAATGACCGATGCCGAGTTTTTAATTGGTATTGATGGTGATGCTTTACTTGACCCGCATGCAGCAAAGTGGATGGTTCGTCATTTTCTTCAAAATCCGACTGTTGCAGCCGTGACGGGTAACCCACGTATCCGTACCCGTTCAACTTTATTAGGTCGTATTCAGGTTGGTGAGTTTTCTTCGATTGTCGGCATGATTAAACGTGCTCAGCGTACCTTTGGCCGTTTATTTACCGTATCTGGTGTTATTACGGCTTTTCGTAAGAGCGCTGTTCACCAAGTGGACTATTGGTCACCTAATATGTTGACCGAAGACATCGATATTACTTGGAAATTGCAACGTGCCGGCTGGGACATTCGTTTTGAACCGAATGCCTTGGTTTGGATTTTAATGCCTGAAACTTTAAACGGTTTGTGGAAACAACGTTTACGTTGGGCAATGGGTGGAGCACAGGTATTAATTAAAAATATTGATGTGTTCACTAAACCAAAATTGAATTTTTTATGGCCTTTAATGTTTGAGCTTTGCTTAACTTTAGTCTGGTCATATTTAATGCTGGCGATGGCTTTGTTGTGGTTGGTACATTTTATTTTACCGGTCCCTGCATTAGCCGTTGTGAGCTCTCCATTTTTACCGTATGGTAGCGGTATTTTATTGGGGGCAACCTGTCTCATTCAGTTTGCTTTAAGCAAATGGATGGATAGTCGTTATGAACCGCATCTCGGAAAAAACTATTTCTGGATGATCTGGTATCCATTGGTCTTTTGGCTAATCACCATCTCGGCAACTATTGTGGCATTTCCAAAAGTCTTACGACGTGGAGATGAGAAACGTGCGCGTTGGGTGAGCCCGGATCGGGGCATTCGTGGATGA
- the pgaD gene encoding poly-beta-1,6-N-acetyl-D-glucosamine biosynthesis protein PgaD, protein MKTNSLIIDLRRQLPWHKRYASTTSTAMMWAAWLLLWRPFVFIWVLAELQKTHLVHRLFSAFGVGIEHGITALIACAVGLLLWSHVLPERRVEGSELNMKQTDDYARYFDLPVQEIEQGRSQKITVVHHNEFGKIIRVE, encoded by the coding sequence ATGAAGACAAATTCGTTGATTATTGATTTACGCCGTCAATTGCCATGGCATAAACGCTATGCTTCTACAACAAGCACAGCCATGATGTGGGCGGCTTGGTTGTTGTTGTGGCGTCCATTCGTGTTTATCTGGGTATTGGCTGAGCTGCAAAAAACTCATTTAGTACATCGTCTGTTCAGTGCATTCGGTGTAGGTATTGAACATGGTATTACAGCGCTGATTGCTTGTGCAGTCGGGTTGCTACTCTGGAGTCATGTATTGCCTGAACGTCGTGTAGAAGGTAGTGAACTTAACATGAAACAGACAGATGACTATGCGCGCTATTTTGATTTGCCTGTGCAAGAAATTGAGCAGGGCCGTAGCCAAAAAATTACGGTCGTTCACCATAATGAATTTGGTAAAATCATTAGAGTTGAATAA